In a single window of the Hyalangium gracile genome:
- a CDS encoding amidohydrolase family protein: MSGAGQGQLGLGTLTPRRVPEAYIRAEVASFPLTHLKAFQTSLTVLDPQLDGRMSHSQPHPTRELWRECEKSLSEHASGWSLDRLIAVRDHFWFIPPGDADERQPLRGVPLHRYLRRLALTHLERRPGVTEVAQRSDIEAVDALTHYRWLTFALPEDLLLAAMPVSPPATRVNIEPPLLVRRLLDRGVTEIHHHIGAGMDFPLMWASLLSALGAPGLRSDAVQGPGLPSRDGEELLRWLLAAAVARCVLAEFLLRSDDALLPDFVWSLKRSRGWLPGRHRVLRQALEALARGRLALLPDFTALHGLYQDLHPTAARNSFEPPETLDEVWRRCDPLAVRLHLSKPNAGERWLVSHALERLEWLEAEAAKKEGAVKDELFSHLFWQVVRARCLTYRAYVQRPMTAGLQWFIRFYDRVHVARGPLSAARAEVSYHVAGGGQPIAALEVRITPASNSMTLAQDLWWLTRSWRHVLEQTGSSLGSGSTPEFGVVLHLNKSRDPRRQWARGAPPAYGMGTYAEPHPKSQEYEQVRLGGRFAEYFDKQSLMAQATADLLAAVPRMLWLVRGLDVAADELSVPTWVVVPLFRYVRQAAARAAASSASRNAPPLRMTAHVGEDYRHLMEGLRRIFECVYYQLDRSGGRLGHATALGVEPRIWAESVGAVMMPAEDRLWDLVFEWRLYSNHRLPVALSVQPPSGRPPQVENKLRELSELVFGRCYLPHQLAEAHHVLHQLWCPPLSRGEGGVGLDAFTRAFERLDWLQVQGHRQVRRLLHAYRDDEAVFQRGQRLVDIALDDSEVAALQTVQDGLRRLVGARGIVVEVNPSSNLLIGDLLDLRNHPILRLFPPQAQEGAPPPVPIALGADDPIVFSTFLLREYSLLHEAATGAGYSERVVQEWLTAIRQTSMDARFTVPWRPTALGMADELLHELEHYLRKPFIEYD, encoded by the coding sequence GTGAGCGGCGCGGGGCAGGGGCAGCTGGGCCTCGGGACGCTGACGCCCCGGCGCGTGCCCGAGGCCTATATCCGTGCCGAGGTGGCCAGCTTTCCGCTGACCCACCTCAAGGCCTTCCAGACGTCGCTGACGGTGCTGGATCCCCAGCTGGACGGGCGGATGAGCCACAGCCAGCCTCATCCCACCCGGGAGCTGTGGCGCGAGTGCGAGAAGAGCTTGTCGGAGCACGCCAGCGGCTGGTCGCTCGACCGGCTCATCGCCGTGCGCGACCACTTCTGGTTCATTCCGCCCGGAGACGCCGACGAAAGGCAGCCCCTGAGGGGCGTGCCGCTCCATCGCTACCTGCGGCGCCTGGCCCTGACGCACCTGGAGCGGCGCCCGGGCGTCACCGAGGTGGCCCAGCGCAGCGATATCGAGGCGGTGGATGCCCTCACCCACTACCGCTGGCTCACCTTCGCGCTGCCGGAGGATCTGCTGCTGGCCGCCATGCCAGTCTCCCCGCCCGCCACCCGGGTGAACATCGAGCCGCCCCTGCTGGTGCGGCGCCTGCTGGACCGAGGGGTGACGGAGATCCACCACCACATCGGCGCGGGCATGGACTTTCCCCTCATGTGGGCCTCTCTGCTGTCGGCCCTGGGAGCTCCAGGCCTGCGCTCGGATGCGGTGCAGGGGCCGGGCCTGCCCTCCAGGGATGGAGAGGAGCTGCTGCGCTGGCTGCTGGCCGCCGCGGTGGCGCGCTGCGTGCTGGCCGAGTTCCTCCTGCGCTCGGACGACGCGCTGCTGCCAGACTTCGTGTGGAGCCTGAAGCGCTCGCGGGGCTGGCTGCCCGGGCGGCACCGCGTCTTGCGGCAGGCGCTGGAGGCACTGGCGCGGGGCCGGCTCGCGCTGCTGCCAGACTTCACCGCGCTGCACGGGCTCTATCAGGACCTTCACCCGACGGCGGCCCGCAACAGCTTCGAGCCCCCCGAGACGCTGGACGAGGTGTGGAGGCGGTGCGATCCCCTTGCCGTCCGCCTGCACCTGTCCAAGCCCAACGCCGGAGAGCGCTGGCTGGTCAGCCATGCCCTGGAGCGGCTCGAGTGGCTGGAAGCGGAGGCCGCCAAGAAAGAGGGAGCGGTGAAGGATGAGCTGTTCAGCCACCTCTTCTGGCAGGTGGTGCGTGCGCGGTGCCTGACCTACCGCGCCTACGTGCAGCGGCCCATGACGGCGGGGCTGCAGTGGTTCATCCGCTTCTATGATCGGGTGCACGTGGCGCGGGGCCCGCTGAGCGCCGCCCGCGCCGAGGTGTCCTACCACGTGGCGGGAGGGGGGCAGCCCATCGCCGCCCTGGAGGTCCGCATCACCCCCGCGAGCAACTCCATGACGCTGGCCCAGGATCTGTGGTGGCTGACGCGCTCCTGGCGGCACGTGCTGGAGCAGACGGGCAGTAGCCTGGGAAGTGGCTCCACACCCGAGTTCGGCGTGGTGCTGCACCTCAACAAGTCGAGGGACCCCAGGAGGCAGTGGGCCCGCGGCGCCCCACCGGCGTACGGGATGGGCACCTATGCCGAGCCTCATCCCAAGAGCCAGGAGTACGAGCAGGTGCGGCTGGGGGGCCGCTTCGCGGAATACTTCGACAAGCAGTCCCTGATGGCCCAGGCGACGGCGGACCTGCTGGCGGCCGTGCCGCGCATGTTGTGGCTGGTGCGTGGATTGGACGTGGCCGCGGACGAGCTGAGCGTGCCCACGTGGGTGGTGGTGCCGCTCTTCCGCTACGTGCGCCAGGCGGCGGCCCGCGCGGCGGCCTCGAGCGCATCCAGGAACGCGCCCCCGCTGCGGATGACCGCTCACGTGGGCGAGGACTACCGCCACCTCATGGAGGGGCTGCGCCGCATCTTCGAGTGCGTCTACTACCAGCTGGATCGCTCCGGGGGACGCCTGGGGCATGCTACCGCCCTGGGCGTGGAGCCACGGATATGGGCCGAGTCCGTGGGCGCGGTGATGATGCCGGCCGAGGATCGGCTGTGGGACCTGGTCTTCGAGTGGAGGCTGTACAGCAACCACCGGCTCCCCGTGGCGCTGAGCGTGCAGCCCCCCTCGGGGCGGCCCCCCCAGGTGGAGAACAAGCTCCGCGAGCTGTCCGAGCTCGTCTTCGGCAGGTGCTATCTGCCGCACCAGCTGGCCGAAGCCCACCACGTGCTGCACCAGCTCTGGTGTCCGCCGCTGTCACGAGGCGAGGGAGGCGTGGGGCTGGATGCCTTCACCCGCGCGTTCGAGCGGCTGGACTGGCTGCAGGTGCAAGGGCACAGGCAGGTGCGGAGGCTCCTGCATGCGTACCGCGATGATGAGGCCGTCTTCCAGCGCGGGCAGCGGCTGGTGGACATTGCCCTGGATGACTCGGAGGTGGCGGCGCTGCAGACCGTGCAGGACGGGCTGCGCCGGCTCGTGGGGGCCCGAGGCATCGTCGTGGAGGTGAACCCCTCCAGCAACCTGCTCATCGGCGACCTGCTGGACCTGCGCAACCACCCGATCCTGCGGCTGTTTCCACCGCAAGCGCAGGAGGGTGCTCCTCCGCCCGTTCCGATCGCGCTCGGGGCGGACGACCCGATCGTCTTCAGCACCTTCCTGCTGCGGGAGTACTCGCTGCTGCACGAGGCGGCGACGGGAGCGGGCTACTCGGAGCGGGTGGTGCAGGAGTGGCTGACCGCGATTCGCCAGACGAGCATGGACGCGCGCTTCACCGTGCCCTGGAGACCTACCGCCCTGGGCATGGCGGACGAGCTGCTGCACGAGTTGGAGCACTACCTGCGCAAACCATTCATCGAGTACGACTGA
- a CDS encoding MATE family efflux transporter — translation MEVAASSQGDVQAEPRLGLFRLTWPIFLELLLFMLMGTSDTLMLSGVSDDAVSAVGVVNQYVFICILSTGVIGNGAAVVVAQYLGARRKQEAARISALALTLNLGLGITVSSGLLLLGDTLLGGMNLEGQVLAYARTYLHLVGGFIFLQALINVFSGLLRTYGFTRQSMFVSLGMNVLHVVANYALIFGHFGLPALGVKGAAISTVLSRAAALGVFAWMLYRVMPVRMVLRDYVTFSREYIQKILKVGIPSAVEQITYQGCQTAFLYFITSLGSVALASRQYAHSISQYVFLCSLAIGMGTGIIVGRLVGARRGEDAYRQALESLKWGLGITVVVDVVVILFRERLVGLFTDNGDIIQVTAQVIVLGFLLETGRSFNLVLVNALRAAGDAPFTVYMGVLSMACMSVPLGYFLVFRMNMGLPGVWLAVATDEWLRGVTMWLRWRSRAWERQSLVKPEAEPAAVAVGG, via the coding sequence ATGGAAGTAGCAGCGTCGTCGCAGGGAGATGTGCAGGCAGAGCCTCGCCTTGGGCTGTTCCGACTGACCTGGCCCATCTTCTTGGAGCTCCTACTGTTCATGCTGATGGGGACGTCGGACACGCTCATGCTGAGCGGCGTGTCCGACGACGCCGTCTCGGCGGTGGGGGTGGTCAATCAGTACGTCTTCATCTGCATCCTGAGCACGGGTGTCATCGGCAACGGGGCCGCCGTCGTGGTGGCCCAGTACCTGGGCGCTCGGAGGAAGCAGGAGGCCGCCCGAATTTCTGCGCTCGCCCTCACGCTGAACCTCGGGCTCGGCATCACGGTCAGCTCGGGCCTGCTGCTGCTGGGGGACACCCTGCTGGGCGGGATGAACCTGGAGGGGCAGGTGCTCGCGTATGCGCGGACGTACCTGCACCTGGTAGGCGGCTTCATCTTCCTGCAGGCGCTGATCAACGTCTTCTCGGGCCTGCTGCGCACCTACGGCTTCACCCGGCAGTCGATGTTCGTCTCGCTGGGCATGAACGTGCTGCACGTGGTCGCCAACTACGCCCTCATCTTCGGCCACTTCGGGCTGCCAGCGCTGGGGGTGAAGGGCGCGGCCATCTCCACCGTGCTGAGCCGGGCCGCCGCGCTGGGCGTCTTCGCCTGGATGCTCTACCGCGTCATGCCGGTCCGGATGGTGCTCCGCGACTACGTGACGTTCTCGAGGGAGTACATCCAGAAGATCCTCAAGGTGGGCATCCCCTCCGCGGTCGAGCAGATCACCTATCAGGGCTGCCAGACGGCGTTCCTGTACTTCATCACCTCGCTGGGCTCTGTCGCGCTGGCGTCTCGGCAGTATGCCCACTCCATCTCCCAGTACGTCTTCCTGTGCAGCCTGGCCATCGGGATGGGGACGGGCATCATCGTCGGGCGGCTGGTGGGCGCTCGCCGCGGCGAGGACGCGTACCGTCAGGCCCTGGAGAGCCTGAAGTGGGGCCTGGGCATCACCGTCGTGGTGGATGTGGTCGTCATCCTCTTCCGCGAGCGGCTGGTGGGTCTGTTCACGGACAATGGCGACATCATCCAGGTGACGGCCCAGGTCATCGTCCTGGGCTTCCTGCTGGAGACGGGACGGTCCTTCAACCTGGTCCTGGTCAACGCCCTGCGGGCCGCCGGAGATGCCCCCTTCACCGTCTACATGGGCGTGCTCTCGATGGCCTGCATGAGCGTGCCCCTGGGCTACTTCCTGGTGTTCCGGATGAACATGGGGCTGCCCGGGGTGTGGCTCGCCGTCGCGACCGATGAGTGGCTGCGCGGCGTCACCATGTGGCTGCGGTGGCGGAGTCGGGCCTGGGAGCGACAGTCGCTCGTGAAGCCCGAGGCGGAGCCAGCCGCCGTGGCGGTTGGCGGGTAG
- a CDS encoding acetyltransferase: protein MAITLRPSTLADVDAMFRVWHDAVRATHHFLSEEDIAFYATMVREQYLPTAAFTVAVDDADGAGRVVGFLGVTGSKLDALFIDPAVHGRGIGRRMVEFARAGHDVMDLDVNEANDAARAFYEHMGFVRIGRSPLDDQGRPMPLLHLRWTRGDGKHVA, encoded by the coding sequence ATGGCGATCACCCTGCGCCCTTCCACCCTTGCCGATGTCGATGCGATGTTCCGCGTCTGGCATGACGCCGTGCGGGCGACGCATCATTTCCTGTCCGAGGAGGACATCGCGTTCTACGCGACGATGGTCCGCGAGCAGTATCTGCCGACGGCGGCATTCACCGTCGCCGTGGACGACGCGGATGGCGCCGGGCGGGTGGTGGGGTTTCTGGGCGTGACCGGTTCGAAGCTCGACGCGCTGTTCATCGACCCGGCCGTCCACGGCCGCGGGATCGGACGGCGGATGGTGGAGTTCGCCCGCGCGGGACACGACGTCATGGACCTCGACGTCAACGAGGCCAATGACGCGGCCCGCGCGTTCTATGAGCACATGGGCTTCGTGCGGATCGGCCGATCGCCGCTCGACGATCAGGGCCGACCGATGCCGCTGCTGCACCTTCGGTGGACACGCGGGGACGGCAAGCACGTGGCGTGA
- a CDS encoding polysaccharide deacetylase family protein: protein MTSITGAPYTLALSLLAPALLLACSSSNSQGGNTCRGTTLAPPTMAYAFTDKVAPSANPPRGLRPDQVPQFVSISWDDNSRVDGMQWALGLAAARKNPDGTPVNMTFFMTTKFIARDAITDPKALKKLWREALAAGHEVALHSVTHETNKSADTNRWTEELTGTIDGLTKAYDENEESWDTSLKTGPGLPREQLVGWRTPSLETNDQLMPVLKAHGVWYDSSLEEGFQDDQDGTDFLWPYTLDSGSPGDAFLAAQGTRTEKAPITRHAGLWELPVYTFITPPEIRAALKYRVNWFDEKSGKITGFDFNLLTHSMFQMNKAEFLATLKYTLDQRLRGNRAPFLITLHSDYYSPEFTYAPNITSAERRAAVEEFLDYALSKPEVRVRSYKELFDWMRSPAELECD from the coding sequence ATGACCTCCATCACTGGAGCGCCGTACACGCTCGCCCTGTCCCTCCTGGCCCCTGCCCTGCTCCTGGCCTGCAGCAGCAGCAATTCCCAAGGAGGCAACACGTGCCGGGGCACGACGCTCGCCCCTCCCACCATGGCCTATGCCTTCACCGACAAGGTGGCCCCCTCCGCCAACCCGCCGAGAGGACTCCGGCCTGACCAGGTCCCACAGTTCGTGAGCATCAGCTGGGACGACAACAGCCGCGTGGATGGCATGCAGTGGGCGCTCGGGCTGGCCGCCGCGCGGAAGAACCCGGATGGGACGCCCGTGAACATGACGTTCTTCATGACCACGAAGTTCATCGCGAGGGACGCCATCACGGATCCGAAGGCGCTCAAGAAGCTCTGGCGCGAGGCGCTGGCGGCGGGCCACGAGGTGGCGCTCCACAGCGTGACCCACGAGACGAACAAGAGCGCGGATACGAACCGCTGGACCGAGGAGCTCACCGGCACCATCGACGGGCTCACGAAGGCCTACGACGAGAACGAGGAGTCCTGGGACACGTCGCTGAAGACCGGCCCGGGGCTCCCGAGAGAGCAGCTGGTCGGCTGGCGCACGCCGTCGCTCGAGACGAATGATCAGCTCATGCCCGTCCTGAAGGCGCACGGGGTCTGGTACGACTCCAGCCTGGAGGAAGGCTTCCAGGACGACCAGGATGGGACCGACTTCCTCTGGCCGTACACGCTGGACAGCGGCTCACCGGGAGACGCGTTCCTGGCGGCGCAGGGCACTCGGACAGAGAAGGCTCCCATCACCCGCCATGCGGGCCTCTGGGAGCTGCCGGTCTACACCTTCATCACCCCGCCGGAGATCCGGGCGGCGCTCAAGTACCGCGTGAACTGGTTCGACGAGAAGAGCGGGAAGATCACCGGCTTCGACTTCAACCTGCTCACCCACTCCATGTTCCAGATGAACAAGGCGGAGTTCCTGGCGACGCTCAAATACACGCTGGACCAAAGGCTCCGAGGCAACCGCGCGCCCTTCCTCATCACCCTTCACTCGGACTACTACTCGCCCGAGTTCACGTACGCGCCCAACATCACCAGCGCCGAGCGCCGGGCCGCGGTCGAGGAGTTCCTCGACTACGCGCTCAGCAAGCCGGAGGTCCGGGTCCGCTCCTACAAGGAGCTCTTCGACTGGATGCGCAGCCCCGCCGAGCTGGAGTGCGACTAG
- a CDS encoding PPC domain-containing protein, with product MYAACFAFVVACGPGELPGSEVPEPAPKFDLAAIQQPLAGDCTSTYSLTKDVAQANLSGAQGSWSCIYKLTVPSGVAGLTFKTTGGTGDADLYVRRGLTPDAALHDCRSMGVTNEEQCTIESPQSGTYYVRLYGYGTYSGASLTATYATPCTSTTLVDMGRTYSNINTPQGLFSCGYLVTIPTGVNSVTFTTAGGTGNADLYVRRSDWPRTDAYDCRSTGYSNSETCTLYSPTAGTYYIKLYGTSASSGAQFLVMMDRPYTAPVLVRGQPYIDVSMAVGEQRRFEIDMPWGKNNVQFFTSGGTGYANLYVKYEQAPTSYNHDCKDDGISTNTNCSMGWGKTGRYYVLVEAKHTPITGMRIGVNYTDYYN from the coding sequence ATGTACGCAGCATGTTTCGCGTTCGTGGTCGCCTGTGGTCCGGGTGAGCTCCCGGGGTCGGAAGTCCCGGAGCCTGCGCCCAAGTTCGACCTCGCGGCGATCCAGCAGCCGCTCGCGGGAGACTGCACCTCTACGTATTCGCTCACCAAGGACGTGGCCCAGGCCAACCTCTCGGGTGCCCAGGGCAGCTGGTCCTGCATCTACAAATTGACCGTCCCGAGCGGTGTGGCGGGGCTGACGTTCAAGACGACAGGCGGGACGGGTGACGCGGATCTGTACGTCCGTCGTGGCCTGACGCCAGACGCGGCCTTGCACGACTGTCGCTCGATGGGGGTGACCAACGAAGAGCAATGCACCATCGAGTCGCCCCAATCCGGCACCTATTACGTTCGGCTCTACGGATACGGCACCTACAGCGGCGCGAGCTTGACCGCCACCTATGCCACTCCCTGCACCAGCACCACCCTCGTCGACATGGGTCGCACGTACTCGAACATCAACACCCCGCAAGGGCTGTTCTCGTGCGGTTACCTGGTCACGATTCCCACAGGCGTGAACAGCGTGACGTTCACGACCGCGGGAGGCACCGGGAACGCTGACCTCTACGTCCGGAGAAGCGATTGGCCCAGGACGGACGCATACGATTGCAGGTCGACGGGCTACAGCAACAGCGAGACGTGCACGTTGTACTCCCCGACCGCTGGCACGTATTACATCAAGCTCTACGGCACCTCCGCGAGCAGCGGGGCTCAGTTCCTGGTGATGATGGATCGCCCCTATACCGCGCCCGTCCTCGTTCGCGGACAGCCGTACATCGACGTCTCCATGGCCGTGGGGGAGCAGCGCCGGTTCGAGATCGACATGCCTTGGGGAAAGAATAACGTCCAGTTCTTCACCTCCGGAGGCACCGGGTACGCGAACCTGTACGTGAAGTACGAGCAGGCGCCCACGAGCTACAACCACGACTGCAAGGACGACGGAATCTCAACCAATACCAACTGCTCGATGGGCTGGGGCAAGACGGGCCGCTACTACGTCCTCGTCGAAGCGAAGCACACGCCCATCACCGGCATGCGCATCGGCGTGAACTACACGGACTATTACAACTAG
- a CDS encoding ELWxxDGT repeat protein, whose amino-acid sequence MALTPHLSSGRPGQLEDIVPGQLSSGPSDLTDAAGTLFFIATDARNGTELWKSNGTRRGTRLVKDIRPGPDSPGIFRLTAAGRRVFFSADDGIHGHELWTSDGTLAGTRLVEDITPGAESTYIGPVAVMDGVLYFSAFSPDVGGKVWRTEGTPDSTWPVFAGGASTLHEMDGHLFFLMDKGLYRSDGTPGGTVLLRDLSAEPGFVFSQGPVSTEGVLYFVLSGEDADGLPAPPFSVWKSDGTPEGTVRVTSLSVRSGFSLFATNGRLFFIASDGVHGGELWTSDGTPGGTVLVKDITPGPDGSWLRELTVLDGVLYFSVYTPTVGDELWRSDGTECGTFLVKDVKPGIQGSSIAFLTAQAGRLFFTAREWSLGHELWTSDGTPEGTRRLADLVPGAFSSAPHRFTRSGSRVYFVATHPRNGTELWALKPGASGRADEALALASFATADEESPPTWSGEHMGGRRHFGPAYLVQDTIPGGEDSNTVWAAGVGQTLFFGARDPSFGVELWKTEGSAGSTRLVEDLRPGPEGQSPSKMAALGGVLLFFVDDGVHGEELWRSDGTPGGTRLVKDIRPGSEGSLSSQPFTWRGAVYFTADDGVHGEELWRSDGTPGGTRLVKDLWPGPESSWPSLLTEHRGQLFFTTTDSAHGRELWRTDGTTGGTRLAMELVPGPESLFIWELAATPELLFLQVFTPEGTQLWRTDLTPGGTFPLSEPTLSHLSQLTVMDNRLFFITSDPAHGTELWRSDGTLEGTVMVRDIFPGPDSSVPDSLVVVRGRLFFGADDGTSGRELWVSDGTEAGTVLIEDIAPGLASGNPSQLFPVAGRLLFSANDGLRGPELWVSDGTPRGTRLLQELVPGSVGGDPLQFTATRRHVYFTFRNSPTGREWWALPIQQLH is encoded by the coding sequence ATGGCTCTGACTCCCCACCTGTCCTCCGGCAGGCCGGGACAGCTCGAGGACATCGTCCCCGGGCAGCTCAGCTCCGGCCCGAGCGATCTCACGGATGCGGCGGGAACGCTCTTCTTCATCGCCACGGACGCCCGGAACGGTACCGAGCTGTGGAAGAGCAACGGCACCCGCAGGGGTACCCGGCTCGTCAAGGACATCCGCCCCGGTCCGGACAGCCCGGGGATCTTCCGCCTCACCGCGGCAGGGCGGCGCGTCTTCTTCTCCGCCGATGATGGCATCCATGGCCATGAGCTCTGGACGAGCGACGGAACGCTCGCGGGCACTCGGCTCGTCGAGGACATCACCCCTGGCGCCGAGAGCACGTACATCGGCCCGGTGGCCGTGATGGACGGCGTCCTCTACTTTTCCGCCTTCTCCCCGGATGTTGGCGGAAAAGTGTGGCGGACGGAGGGCACGCCCGACAGCACCTGGCCCGTCTTCGCCGGGGGGGCCTCCACTCTGCATGAGATGGATGGCCACCTCTTCTTCCTCATGGACAAGGGGCTCTACCGGAGCGACGGCACTCCGGGAGGCACCGTGCTGCTGCGTGACCTCTCCGCGGAGCCTGGCTTCGTCTTCTCTCAAGGTCCGGTGTCCACGGAGGGGGTGCTCTACTTCGTCCTGTCCGGAGAGGATGCGGACGGACTGCCTGCCCCGCCCTTCTCGGTCTGGAAGAGCGACGGTACACCCGAGGGGACAGTGCGCGTCACCAGCCTGTCCGTCCGCTCTGGCTTCTCGCTCTTCGCCACGAATGGCCGGCTCTTCTTCATCGCCAGCGATGGCGTGCACGGCGGAGAGCTGTGGACGAGCGATGGCACTCCTGGAGGAACGGTGCTGGTGAAGGACATCACTCCGGGGCCGGATGGCTCCTGGCTCCGCGAGCTCACGGTGCTGGACGGCGTCCTCTACTTCTCGGTGTACACGCCGACCGTGGGAGACGAGCTGTGGCGCAGCGACGGCACCGAGTGTGGCACCTTCCTCGTCAAGGACGTGAAGCCCGGGATACAAGGCTCGAGCATCGCCTTCCTGACCGCGCAAGCCGGACGGCTCTTCTTCACCGCTCGCGAGTGGAGCCTGGGGCACGAGCTGTGGACGAGTGACGGCACGCCAGAGGGAACGCGGCGGCTGGCGGACCTGGTGCCGGGCGCCTTCTCCAGCGCACCCCACCGGTTCACGCGCTCTGGCTCGCGGGTGTACTTCGTGGCCACGCATCCCCGGAACGGCACGGAGCTGTGGGCCTTGAAGCCTGGCGCCTCCGGGAGGGCGGACGAGGCGCTGGCCTTGGCCTCCTTCGCCACGGCCGATGAGGAGAGCCCTCCCACGTGGAGCGGGGAGCACATGGGGGGCCGGCGCCACTTCGGGCCGGCGTACCTGGTGCAGGACACGATCCCCGGGGGGGAGGACTCCAACACCGTCTGGGCCGCGGGCGTGGGGCAGACGCTCTTCTTTGGCGCGCGCGATCCGAGCTTCGGCGTCGAGCTCTGGAAGACGGAGGGCAGCGCCGGGAGCACACGGCTCGTGGAGGATCTCCGCCCTGGGCCCGAAGGCCAGTCTCCCTCGAAGATGGCCGCGCTCGGTGGGGTGCTTCTCTTCTTCGTGGACGACGGCGTGCACGGCGAGGAGTTGTGGCGCAGCGATGGGACGCCTGGCGGCACCCGGTTGGTGAAGGATATCCGTCCTGGGTCAGAGGGCAGCCTCTCCAGCCAGCCGTTCACCTGGCGTGGCGCGGTGTACTTCACGGCCGACGATGGAGTGCACGGCGAGGAGCTGTGGCGCAGCGATGGAACACCCGGCGGCACGCGGCTGGTGAAGGACCTCTGGCCGGGCCCCGAGAGTTCCTGGCCCTCCCTCCTCACCGAGCACCGCGGGCAGCTCTTCTTCACCACCACCGACTCGGCACATGGCCGCGAGCTGTGGCGCACGGACGGCACGACGGGAGGCACGCGGCTGGCGATGGAGCTCGTGCCCGGACCCGAGAGCCTGTTCATCTGGGAGCTGGCCGCCACCCCCGAGCTGCTCTTCCTCCAGGTCTTCACGCCCGAGGGTACTCAGCTGTGGCGGACGGACCTCACGCCGGGAGGCACCTTTCCCCTCTCCGAGCCGACACTGAGCCATCTCTCGCAGCTCACGGTCATGGACAACCGGCTCTTCTTCATCACGTCCGACCCCGCGCACGGCACGGAGCTGTGGCGCTCGGACGGCACACTCGAGGGGACCGTGATGGTGCGGGACATCTTCCCGGGGCCAGACTCCTCTGTCCCGGACTCACTGGTGGTGGTGAGAGGCAGGCTCTTCTTCGGCGCCGATGACGGCACCTCCGGGCGCGAGCTGTGGGTGAGCGACGGCACCGAGGCGGGAACCGTCCTCATCGAGGACATCGCACCGGGTCTGGCCTCAGGAAATCCCTCTCAGCTGTTCCCGGTGGCGGGGCGGCTGCTGTTCTCCGCGAACGATGGCCTCCGGGGGCCCGAGCTGTGGGTGAGCGACGGCACGCCCCGAGGGACGCGCCTGCTCCAGGAGCTGGTGCCAGGCTCCGTAGGCGGCGATCCCCTCCAATTCACGGCCACGCGCAGGCACGTCTACTTCACCTTCAGGAACTCCCCCACGGGCCGGGAGTGGTGGGCGCTGCCCATTCAGCAGCTCCACTGA
- a CDS encoding TIGR01777 family oxidoreductase yields the protein MKVALTGASGFLGPSLVQGLLEAGHQVHVLVRNVEQTLERLPAGVTGAPFQAGEPLAPEALAGAQAVIHLAGEPVNQRWTHDAKHRIRDSRVLGTRALVEAMRAAGTVQRFVSASAVGYYGGAHGAEPLTEQSAPGKDFLAGVCLGWEAEAAAAHESGIRTTVARMGVALHPEGGALHTMLPPFRMGAGGRVGSGKQYVSWIHRADAVAALRFLLERPELTGPVNVTAPEPVTNTEFAHALGAALGRPSVMHVPGFMLKAAMGEMAMVALEGQRVLPRRLTEAGFSFRFSRLEDALRDLLAT from the coding sequence GTGAAGGTAGCGCTGACGGGAGCGAGTGGGTTCCTGGGTCCCAGCCTTGTACAAGGTTTGTTGGAGGCTGGGCATCAGGTGCACGTGCTGGTCCGGAACGTTGAACAAACCCTGGAACGGCTGCCTGCAGGGGTGACGGGGGCGCCGTTCCAGGCGGGGGAGCCGCTGGCGCCCGAGGCGCTGGCGGGGGCGCAGGCCGTCATCCACCTGGCGGGAGAGCCGGTCAACCAGCGGTGGACGCACGACGCGAAGCACCGCATCCGGGACAGCCGGGTGCTGGGCACACGGGCCTTGGTGGAGGCGATGAGGGCGGCGGGCACGGTGCAGCGCTTCGTGTCGGCCTCGGCGGTGGGCTACTACGGCGGGGCGCACGGCGCGGAGCCGCTCACGGAGCAGAGCGCTCCGGGCAAGGACTTCCTGGCGGGGGTGTGCCTGGGCTGGGAGGCGGAGGCGGCAGCCGCGCACGAGTCGGGGATTCGCACGACGGTGGCGCGCATGGGCGTGGCACTGCACCCGGAGGGTGGAGCGCTCCACACGATGCTGCCGCCGTTCCGGATGGGGGCGGGAGGACGGGTGGGCTCGGGCAAGCAGTACGTGAGCTGGATCCACCGAGCGGACGCGGTGGCGGCGCTGCGCTTCCTGCTGGAGCGCCCCGAGCTCACGGGGCCGGTGAACGTCACGGCGCCAGAGCCCGTCACCAACACCGAGTTCGCCCATGCGCTGGGCGCGGCGCTGGGGAGGCCGTCGGTGATGCATGTGCCGGGCTTCATGCTGAAGGCGGCGATGGGGGAGATGGCGATGGTGGCGCTCGAGGGCCAGCGCGTGCTGCCTCGGCGGCTCACCGAGGCGGGCTTCTCCTTCCGTTTTTCTCGCCTGGAGGACGCCCTGCGGGATCTGCTGGCGACCTGA